The Fibrobacter sp. UWB2 genome window below encodes:
- a CDS encoding iron-containing alcohol dehydrogenase: MASFLYRFACRAFQKAFFVGVHFMPWREPQLIHGAGTLSELPKHLKANDIENVLLVTDEFLAKSEHFQNIKKYLEEAGIKYAIYDKTIPNPTIDNINDAARIYRKNKCKGLVAFGGGSAIDCAKGVGIRIVRRWTPISFMRGTLRVLRKIPYLVAIPTTAGTGSEATVAAVISNPQTHEKYPINDFVLIPRLAILDANITLGLPPNLTATTGMDALTHAIEAYIGNSNFDGSAEAAILAGRLILENIQNAYRDGHNIKARENLQKAAYLAGYAFTRAYVGYVHAIAHSLGGMYHTPHGLANSVILPHVLEFYGETCETRLGFFAKAIGAVPAELDNHEASKVFIMQIRELNRSMDIQEHLEFIQTEDIPRLAKSASKEANPLYPVPKILNAKELETLYRIVKGTKL, from the coding sequence ATGGCATCTTTCCTTTACAGATTCGCCTGCCGAGCATTCCAAAAAGCGTTCTTTGTTGGCGTACACTTTATGCCATGGCGCGAGCCGCAACTTATTCACGGAGCAGGGACTTTAAGCGAACTTCCCAAGCACCTCAAGGCAAACGACATCGAAAACGTTTTGCTCGTTACCGATGAGTTCTTGGCCAAGAGCGAGCACTTCCAAAACATCAAGAAATACTTGGAAGAAGCGGGAATCAAGTACGCCATTTATGACAAGACCATCCCCAACCCGACCATCGACAATATCAACGATGCAGCACGCATTTATCGCAAGAACAAATGCAAAGGGCTCGTCGCATTTGGTGGCGGTTCTGCCATTGACTGCGCAAAGGGCGTGGGCATCCGCATTGTTAGACGTTGGACACCGATTTCGTTTATGCGAGGGACGCTACGCGTTCTTCGCAAGATCCCGTATCTCGTAGCCATCCCGACAACGGCGGGGACAGGGAGCGAAGCGACTGTGGCCGCCGTGATTTCTAATCCGCAGACACATGAGAAGTACCCGATTAACGATTTCGTCTTGATTCCGCGTCTTGCGATTCTCGATGCCAATATCACGCTTGGTTTACCCCCAAATCTTACAGCCACCACCGGCATGGATGCGCTCACGCACGCCATTGAAGCCTACATTGGCAACAGCAATTTCGACGGAAGTGCCGAAGCAGCCATCTTGGCTGGCCGCCTGATTCTCGAAAATATCCAGAACGCCTATCGCGACGGTCACAACATCAAGGCTCGTGAAAACCTGCAGAAAGCGGCATACCTCGCTGGGTACGCATTCACTCGCGCTTACGTCGGCTACGTTCACGCCATTGCACATAGCCTTGGCGGTATGTACCACACACCTCACGGGCTTGCAAACTCTGTAATTCTCCCCCACGTTCTAGAGTTCTACGGTGAAACTTGCGAAACGCGCCTCGGATTCTTTGCAAAAGCCATTGGAGCCGTCCCGGCAGAGCTCGACAACCATGAAGCATCCAAAGTCTTCATTATGCAAATTCGCGAGCTGAACCGTTCGATGGACATTCAGGAGCACTTAGAATTTATCCAAACAGAGGACATTCCAAGACTCGCGAAGTCGGCAAGCAAGGAAGCAAACCCGCTTTACCCCGTGCCGAAAATATTAAATGCGAAAGAGCTCGAAACGCTCTATCGCATTGTGAAAGGGACGAAGTTATAA
- a CDS encoding aldehyde dehydrogenase family protein, with protein sequence MNEIHGIDIKKIFDAQGENRWKIAQTSAKERIQKLKKLREAVVKHQEEFYEAVWQDFHKPRFEAWLSEIFPTIEEIDHTISHLKKWMKDKSASRVFFLPTSKSRLHYEPKGRVLIFAPWNYPFLLLVNPIISAIAAGNVIMAKPSHKTPHVSAVLVKMFKENFPENEIALIEGEGAEIGDKLLELPFDHVFFTGSPKVGAHIAEMAAKHHASITLELGGKSPTILLPGINVKKHIKQIAWGKTLNGGQTCIAPDYALCPEDKVQEFAEAFAEDIKRRFGDTEAKRHESKDLVHIVDKRATERHAALIKDAIAKGAKQVIGGVSDIENCYTPVTVLTNVTPDMEIMKSEIFGPIMPIIAYKNLDEAIAFVQSRPKPLALYIFGTNKRDINYVLSHTTSGSTCVNNTIIQIENLEVPFGGVGMSGTGNYHGFFGFKTFSHERNIMEQKGFDAVTFFHPPYGIIPGCLRSKIQNFAEKALRFLKSM encoded by the coding sequence ATGAACGAAATACATGGGATAGATATCAAAAAGATTTTTGATGCTCAAGGGGAAAATCGCTGGAAAATAGCCCAGACGAGTGCCAAAGAGCGTATTCAAAAACTGAAAAAGCTTCGCGAAGCCGTCGTGAAGCATCAGGAAGAGTTTTACGAAGCAGTTTGGCAGGACTTCCATAAGCCCCGTTTCGAAGCTTGGCTCAGCGAAATTTTTCCGACGATTGAAGAAATCGACCACACCATCAGCCATCTGAAAAAATGGATGAAGGACAAAAGTGCAAGTCGCGTGTTCTTTTTGCCCACCTCCAAAAGCCGCCTCCACTACGAGCCCAAAGGTCGTGTGCTGATTTTTGCGCCGTGGAACTATCCATTTTTGTTGCTCGTGAACCCGATTATTTCGGCAATTGCGGCTGGCAACGTGATTATGGCAAAGCCATCGCACAAGACACCGCACGTGAGCGCAGTTCTCGTGAAGATGTTTAAAGAAAATTTCCCAGAAAATGAAATCGCACTCATCGAAGGTGAAGGGGCTGAAATTGGAGACAAGTTATTAGAACTCCCGTTTGACCATGTATTCTTTACGGGGAGTCCGAAGGTCGGCGCACACATTGCAGAAATGGCGGCCAAGCACCACGCCAGCATTACACTTGAACTTGGCGGAAAATCGCCCACGATTTTGCTCCCCGGCATAAACGTCAAGAAGCATATCAAGCAAATTGCCTGGGGCAAGACTTTGAACGGCGGGCAAACCTGCATTGCGCCTGATTATGCCCTTTGCCCCGAAGACAAAGTTCAGGAATTTGCAGAAGCTTTTGCCGAAGATATCAAACGCAGATTCGGCGATACCGAAGCCAAGCGTCACGAAAGCAAAGACCTTGTACACATCGTCGACAAGCGCGCCACAGAGCGCCATGCCGCACTCATCAAGGATGCAATTGCCAAAGGCGCTAAGCAAGTCATCGGCGGAGTGAGCGATATCGAAAATTGCTACACGCCAGTCACCGTACTGACAAATGTCACGCCCGACATGGAAATTATGAAGTCCGAAATTTTCGGACCGATTATGCCGATTATCGCCTATAAGAATCTTGACGAAGCGATTGCTTTTGTGCAAAGCCGTCCAAAACCGCTTGCGCTGTACATCTTTGGAACAAACAAACGCGATATCAATTACGTTTTGAGCCATACCACATCAGGTTCCACCTGCGTGAACAACACCATTATCCAAATCGAGAATCTGGAAGTTCCCTTTGGCGGCGTGGGCATGAGCGGTACAGGCAATTACCACGGATTTTTCGGATTCAAGACGTTTAGCCACGAACGCAATATCATGGAGCAGAAAGGGTTCGATGCGGTGACATTTTTCCACCCGCCCTATGGAATTATTCCGGGTTGTTTGCGTTCTAAAATTCAAAATTTTGCAGAAAAAGCTTTGCGCTTTTTAAAGTCGATGTAG
- a CDS encoding gamma carbonic anhydrase family protein: MGSIIKYKGKVPQVGERVFIAEGACLVGDVSIGDDSSVFYNAVLRADLAEIKIGKRTNIQDNVSVHVSTGVGVSIGDEVTVGHGAVLHGCTIEDNVLVGMGAIIMDGALIMKNCIVGAGALVTAGKNFPENSLIVGSPAHIARTLTAEEIKNVKIGVEHYLDAKDELLKDV; the protein is encoded by the coding sequence ATGGGTTCCATAATTAAGTATAAAGGCAAAGTCCCGCAGGTGGGCGAGCGCGTGTTTATCGCCGAAGGCGCATGCCTCGTGGGCGATGTGAGCATTGGCGATGATTCGTCCGTGTTTTACAATGCGGTGTTGCGTGCCGATTTGGCAGAAATCAAAATTGGCAAGCGTACAAATATCCAGGATAATGTGAGTGTCCATGTTTCGACGGGTGTCGGGGTAAGCATTGGCGACGAGGTGACTGTTGGTCATGGTGCGGTGCTTCACGGCTGTACAATCGAAGATAACGTTCTCGTAGGCATGGGTGCAATTATCATGGATGGAGCCCTTATCATGAAAAATTGCATCGTCGGTGCGGGTGCGCTTGTGACGGCAGGGAAAAATTTCCCTGAAAATTCCCTGATTGTGGGATCTCCGGCGCACATCGCTAGAACACTGACTGCAGAAGAAATTAAGAACGTAAAGATCGGCGTAGAACACTACTTGGACGCAAAGGATGAACTTCTAAAAGATGTATAA
- a CDS encoding diacylglycerol kinase family protein, translated as MYKFFFLINPVSGGGQGKVIHKFLPEIMESMDFKADEWKAEFTRKEGMEEQILTALSSTEKLVAVGGDGTVSSVLSMMLVSAHADKVQIGLIPLGTGNDLARVLGLYKPFADKGLLYLVRRLLMAKSRPFDIWTVNGKYALANYFSAGIDARIAHDFNHDRATGVISSNSVIANKLHYVKRFFADRAYHLKSGKISMVVNTPELNETVDLTGHTTVIVGNIPSFASGANPFFQSDMADGYLEVVCVPNMMNFLLAIAVGNIPVIGYFLKKNLLKSRKVRSLTLELADDEYIQLDGEDLSGKVGNRVTIQFACQVHMLTLEE; from the coding sequence ATGTATAAGTTCTTTTTCCTAATAAATCCGGTGAGTGGAGGTGGACAAGGAAAGGTTATCCATAAATTTCTTCCTGAAATTATGGAGTCTATGGATTTTAAGGCCGACGAATGGAAGGCTGAATTCACGCGCAAGGAAGGAATGGAAGAGCAAATTTTGACGGCTCTTTCTTCGACGGAAAAACTTGTTGCAGTGGGTGGCGACGGTACGGTTTCGTCGGTTCTTTCGATGATGCTTGTTTCGGCTCATGCTGATAAAGTTCAGATTGGGCTTATCCCGCTGGGCACAGGCAATGACTTGGCTCGCGTGCTTGGTTTGTACAAACCGTTTGCCGATAAGGGCCTCTTGTACTTGGTGCGTAGGCTCTTGATGGCGAAGTCGAGACCATTTGATATTTGGACGGTGAACGGCAAGTATGCACTAGCCAATTATTTCTCCGCAGGTATTGATGCCCGTATTGCGCATGATTTTAACCATGACCGTGCTACGGGGGTTATTTCCTCGAATTCTGTGATTGCAAATAAATTGCATTACGTCAAGCGCTTTTTTGCAGACCGCGCCTATCACTTGAAAAGCGGAAAGATTTCGATGGTCGTCAATACGCCGGAACTCAATGAAACGGTGGATTTGACGGGCCATACGACGGTCATTGTTGGGAACATCCCGAGCTTTGCCAGTGGCGCGAATCCGTTCTTCCAGTCCGACATGGCGGATGGCTATTTGGAAGTGGTCTGCGTGCCGAACATGATGAACTTCTTGCTTGCGATTGCAGTCGGGAACATCCCGGTCATTGGGTACTTCTTGAAAAAGAACTTACTCAAGTCGCGTAAAGTGCGCTCGCTGACGCTTGAACTTGCGGATGACGAATACATCCAGCTCGATGGCGAAGATTTAAGCGGCAAGGTGGGCAACCGCGTTACCATTCAGTTTGCATGTCAAGTTCACATGCTCACGCTAGAGGAATAA
- a CDS encoding UDP-3-O-(3-hydroxymyristoyl)glucosamine N-acyltransferase has protein sequence MFSVSLSEILETMNLKMPSNEGVLNFELTGFSSLDQAGPHDVSFWTGDAKTETGLAGNAGGVSTSAFAGVTAGLLFVPSLYEKYCVDGRSELLPNVHFVCPVESPYHAMVTFMKEFVERREVFEETKIAASAQVHASAVVEGVVGENAIIGPNCVVMKGATIGAGTILEANVTVYPRVTIGEDCVFQAGVVVGPRGFGFYEYEGKRRMVPHLAGVRIGNRCSFSANDVVAAGFVSPTVIGDDCHFDTFVQVAHNCRLGNNIMMASQSGVAGSVIMEDDVEFAGGVQSAGHLTIGKGVKVAAKAGVTKSLKAGKVYAGYPAEEIDVWRRSVVKLRMMGKK, from the coding sequence ATGTTTTCGGTTTCTTTATCTGAAATTCTTGAAACGATGAATCTTAAAATGCCTTCGAACGAGGGCGTTTTAAATTTTGAACTGACTGGATTTTCTTCGCTCGATCAGGCGGGACCGCATGATGTCTCATTTTGGACGGGCGACGCCAAGACAGAAACGGGGCTTGCAGGGAATGCCGGTGGCGTGAGCACCAGTGCTTTTGCGGGCGTTACGGCAGGGCTCCTCTTTGTGCCGAGTTTGTACGAAAAGTATTGCGTAGATGGTCGTTCGGAACTCTTGCCGAATGTGCATTTTGTATGCCCGGTTGAAAGTCCGTACCATGCGATGGTGACTTTCATGAAGGAATTTGTGGAACGTCGTGAAGTTTTTGAAGAAACGAAAATTGCTGCTTCTGCACAAGTTCATGCTTCGGCAGTTGTCGAGGGTGTGGTAGGCGAGAACGCTATCATCGGCCCGAATTGCGTGGTGATGAAGGGCGCTACGATTGGCGCAGGTACGATTCTTGAAGCAAATGTGACTGTTTACCCGCGTGTGACAATTGGCGAAGATTGCGTGTTCCAGGCAGGCGTTGTCGTGGGACCTCGTGGTTTTGGATTTTACGAGTACGAAGGCAAGCGCCGTATGGTGCCGCATTTGGCGGGTGTCCGCATTGGGAACCGCTGTAGCTTTAGCGCTAATGACGTGGTTGCGGCGGGCTTTGTCTCTCCGACGGTGATTGGCGATGATTGCCATTTCGATACGTTTGTGCAAGTGGCGCATAACTGCCGCCTTGGAAACAACATCATGATGGCTTCGCAGTCTGGCGTGGCGGGTTCCGTGATTATGGAAGATGACGTCGAATTCGCTGGTGGCGTGCAGTCGGCGGGGCATTTGACGATAGGCAAGGGAGTGAAAGTTGCCGCCAAGGCGGGCGTGACCAAGAGCCTCAAGGCGGGCAAGGTTTACGCGGGCTACCCGGCCGAAGAAATTGACGTTTGGCGCCGCTCCGTCGTGAAACTCCGAATGATGGGCAAGAAATAA
- a CDS encoding UDP-3-O-acyl-N-acetylglucosamine deacetylase, translating to MKKDSRKSPREWEFSSASLSYGKANVKIEVQEYNPQLEPRVEWRVGGRAFYSTDCAKCFTDLKFSVARTAIYESGEGTHALTLASPEHLAPVFLMWPSRRFVVDVACNEEGDKGCVAEVPLMDGSALPFFSEFRRNVGAPEELAFYDVPVHAAWDLFRTDVADSAQAQKPYGSVKITPSEAFEVEYILERNENGRVFKSAANVSIYSAEDLYNVFVARTFILKNEFDEARKAGLLGGVDESCGLLLDNSPEASALVFRVADEPARHKILDLLGDLCFAKPALPKVRLEIINGGHLSHRTILEKVLPYALQ from the coding sequence ATGAAAAAAGATTCTCGTAAAAGCCCGCGTGAGTGGGAATTTAGTTCTGCGTCTTTGTCTTATGGCAAGGCGAACGTAAAAATTGAAGTCCAGGAGTACAATCCGCAACTGGAGCCTCGCGTCGAATGGCGTGTGGGCGGTCGTGCTTTTTACAGTACCGATTGCGCAAAGTGCTTCACGGATTTGAAGTTCAGCGTGGCCCGTACTGCAATTTATGAATCGGGCGAAGGCACTCATGCGTTGACGCTTGCATCCCCGGAACACCTTGCACCAGTATTCTTGATGTGGCCGTCTCGCCGCTTTGTGGTGGATGTCGCCTGCAACGAAGAAGGTGACAAGGGTTGTGTTGCTGAAGTTCCGCTGATGGACGGCAGTGCGCTTCCGTTCTTTAGCGAATTTCGCAGAAATGTGGGTGCGCCCGAAGAACTCGCTTTTTACGATGTCCCCGTACATGCGGCGTGGGACTTGTTCCGTACAGATGTTGCGGATTCCGCTCAAGCTCAAAAGCCTTACGGTTCCGTGAAAATCACGCCGAGCGAAGCGTTTGAGGTGGAATACATCCTGGAACGAAACGAAAACGGTCGCGTCTTTAAGTCGGCGGCGAATGTTTCCATTTACTCGGCAGAAGACTTGTACAATGTCTTTGTGGCGAGAACTTTTATTTTAAAAAACGAATTTGACGAAGCCCGCAAGGCAGGTTTGCTTGGCGGGGTGGATGAATCCTGTGGGCTCTTGCTCGACAATTCTCCGGAAGCTTCGGCTCTCGTGTTTAGAGTTGCCGATGAACCCGCTCGTCATAAAATCCTCGACCTGTTGGGAGACCTTTGCTTTGCAAAGCCCGCACTCCCGAAAGTTCGTCTGGAAATCATCAACGGTGGTCACTTGAGCCACAGAACAATCTTAGAAAAGGTGTTGCCCTATGCTTTACAATGA
- the fabZ gene encoding 3-hydroxyacyl-ACP dehydratase FabZ — protein sequence MLYNEEQVHALLPQKAPFAFVDEIQEITEGDQPSIVAVWHVTGKEKFFDGHFPNNPVLPGVIQIESMAQAATLLTMIAKKADVEGKRPAFMGVENCRFRAPVIPPQDLTLKATLVMARHGIYKYTGEIWQGETLICNASFSAAMV from the coding sequence ATGCTTTACAATGAAGAACAAGTACATGCCCTCCTCCCTCAGAAGGCTCCGTTTGCTTTCGTGGACGAAATTCAGGAAATCACCGAAGGTGACCAGCCGTCTATCGTTGCTGTTTGGCACGTGACGGGCAAGGAAAAGTTCTTTGACGGTCATTTCCCGAACAATCCGGTGCTCCCGGGCGTGATTCAAATCGAATCCATGGCTCAGGCCGCAACGCTCTTGACGATGATCGCGAAGAAGGCTGATGTCGAAGGCAAGCGCCCGGCATTCATGGGTGTCGAAAACTGCCGCTTCCGTGCTCCGGTGATTCCGCCGCAGGACTTGACGCTTAAGGCTACGCTCGTGATGGCTCGTCATGGCATTTACAAGTACACTGGCGAAATCTGGCAGGGCGAAACGCTTATCTGCAATGCCTCCTTTAGCGCTGCAATGGTCTAA
- a CDS encoding sugar phosphate nucleotidyltransferase, translating into MTRANDKLNVLILAAGLGTRLRPLTSEIPKPLVRVYDKSILEIQMERAKSLGDVRLHANAHYLADQIVSEGERLGFEKVWVETPEILGTAGPLRRIYAAGYRGGLLIMNGDAYCNFDLGAFVRNARNRCEAALLAVDFPKVNTFRVGADGCLAGVAGRFGADTGTAATFSGISWYSDEALSRIPDGEFDIREFWKQEIAAGRAPFVDMSQLHATWIDMGSPEGLMAAVEARLSECGRDKNEAVVEPGVVIPDGVKIAHSVIFKGAEIQPGETIENEIRGRGFVWKV; encoded by the coding sequence ATGACGCGAGCTAACGATAAATTGAACGTGTTGATTTTAGCGGCTGGGCTTGGCACAAGGCTGAGACCTTTGACGTCGGAAATCCCGAAGCCGTTGGTTCGCGTTTATGACAAAAGCATTCTCGAAATCCAGATGGAGCGGGCGAAGTCGCTTGGCGATGTCCGCTTGCACGCGAATGCACATTACCTGGCCGACCAGATTGTAAGCGAAGGCGAACGTCTTGGCTTCGAAAAAGTCTGGGTCGAAACGCCAGAAATCCTCGGAACGGCAGGCCCCTTGCGCCGGATTTATGCGGCGGGGTATCGCGGTGGCCTCTTGATTATGAATGGCGACGCGTACTGCAATTTTGACTTGGGTGCTTTTGTGCGGAATGCACGAAATCGCTGTGAGGCCGCACTCCTGGCGGTCGATTTCCCGAAGGTAAACACGTTCCGCGTGGGTGCGGATGGTTGCCTTGCGGGTGTTGCCGGACGTTTCGGTGCCGACACGGGAACGGCTGCGACGTTCTCTGGAATTTCGTGGTACAGCGATGAAGCTTTGTCTCGAATTCCTGACGGCGAATTTGATATCCGTGAATTCTGGAAACAGGAAATTGCGGCTGGCCGTGCGCCGTTTGTCGATATGTCGCAGTTGCATGCCACGTGGATTGATATGGGATCGCCTGAAGGCCTCATGGCTGCTGTGGAAGCGCGTTTGTCGGAATGTGGTCGCGACAAGAATGAAGCTGTTGTGGAACCCGGCGTTGTCATTCCTGACGGTGTGAAAATTGCGCATTCCGTGATTTTTAAAGGTGCCGAAATTCAACCCGGCGAGACCATCGAAAACGAGATCCGCGGTCGCGGTTTTGTTTGGAAAGTTTAA
- a CDS encoding RNA methyltransferase encodes MRKFRVVLVEPEHPHNVGFVARAMHCYALPELYIVYPKRDKVLDKSYHTAANSHDILDNAKVVHKFEDAIGDCSCAVAYSRRIFASSIKHTMVQNLSDMLPEDGTIALVFGRESCGLALEEVNACTYQCEIPVPGLMSLNLGQAVSISLYELCRSGALANGEGRAKRTTRGVAETGPATIQQIDGFKKFLDRYLTGQYHDQAWRDSFLNTLLQRLHPTRNELSALFGLLRNLAGKPARLEHAAEKAAKQAAQSAEQDETPKAENSKKSK; translated from the coding sequence ATGAGAAAGTTTAGAGTAGTACTTGTTGAACCGGAACACCCGCACAATGTGGGTTTTGTCGCACGTGCCATGCATTGCTATGCATTGCCGGAACTTTATATTGTCTATCCGAAGCGCGACAAAGTCTTGGACAAATCTTACCATACGGCCGCCAATAGCCATGACATTCTGGATAACGCCAAGGTCGTCCACAAGTTTGAAGATGCCATTGGCGATTGCTCTTGTGCTGTCGCATACAGCCGCCGCATTTTTGCAAGTTCCATCAAGCATACGATGGTGCAGAACTTGTCTGACATGCTCCCGGAAGACGGAACGATTGCGCTTGTGTTCGGTCGTGAATCTTGCGGGCTTGCGCTTGAAGAAGTGAACGCCTGTACGTACCAGTGCGAAATTCCGGTGCCGGGACTCATGAGCTTGAATCTTGGACAAGCGGTCTCGATTAGCTTGTACGAGCTTTGCCGTTCCGGGGCACTCGCGAACGGCGAGGGCCGCGCGAAGCGCACAACGCGAGGCGTTGCCGAAACGGGCCCTGCAACCATTCAGCAGATTGACGGTTTCAAGAAGTTCCTCGACCGCTATCTCACGGGCCAGTATCACGATCAGGCTTGGCGCGATAGCTTCCTTAATACGCTTTTGCAGCGTTTGCACCCGACGCGCAACGAACTTTCGGCTCTGTTCGGTTTGCTCCGCAATTTAGCAGGCAAGCCCGCTCGTTTGGAACATGCCGCTGAAAAGGCTGCAAAGCAAGCGGCGCAGAGCGCTGAACAGGATGAAACGCCGAAAGCCGAAAACTCAAAGAAGTCCAAGTAG